Genomic DNA from Theobroma cacao cultivar B97-61/B2 chromosome 3, Criollo_cocoa_genome_V2, whole genome shotgun sequence:
AGACAGACCCATCCCCCGTCAACAGCAACAGAGAGTAAGTAGAGATGTTCTCAAACAGCCATTAATATATCAAAGTGAAAGATGACAAAACTTGGTGGAAGGAACGCACCAATGAAGTGGAAAACGTAAATGCTCCACACTGACTTTAGGGATCAATACCCATGCCAGTTGCAAAGTTGCAGGTGAGCGTGCATTAAATCCATATTCAATGTCTAACGAGGGACCAAGAATTTTAttgtgaaattttttgaaGTCAAACAATGGCTGGTTTACATTACGATAGCATGGTAATAAACGTACAAAATGATATACTAATTCCAATCAAACTTTGTCGTTATGACTATACGTAGGCTATGTTCTATGAGCACATCATGAATGCCTGTTGGAAATCTAAAagtttttgttatatttgtaGACTATTATTTGctaaaatgatgaaaaataaaactgaAGGACTAAAGAAAGATATAGTGAGAGAGAAAATGTAATTGAACTCAAAGTTTTTTTacaatcttttcatttaactATAACACTTGTAAATACATTTACAATGTAATATTTATATCTTACATAACCACTACTTCACAATACAAACCCATTACTCAATATGACAATAACTgtaaagagaaaataagctgatattaactaataaattaaaaattattaagaatAACTAAATATGATTCTTCAAATCAAATCTCATTCTTCAACAATGCCAAACCAATGGCTGTAACTATAAGAGTGGAAGGGACTCCAAATTTAAGGTGTTTCCAGAAAGTTAAATTGTAGCCAACTGGAGCGTGGCGAGCTTGCTCACACACGATCAAGTTAGCAGCTGATCCGAGAAGTGACAGGTTACCAGCTACAGTGCTGACCCAAGCTAAAATCAGCCACGCCTTCTTCTCATGGGTTGCAGAAATAGCTGATGCTGATAATGCCACCGGGCATCCAAGCAAAAGAACTGtttgagaaataaaaagaaaaccatgagcatatatgttaattttaatgaCTGGCTAAACCTGCCAGTGTTGTACAGCTGCAACATTTCTCGCTGACAAATGTAGAGTGTGTAAGCAGGAGAGTTTGAGGTGGTCCCGAATAGGCCAAGAGagttttttaaattgtaaaatgAGGTAGTCGTTAGAGGAAGAGATGAACAAGTTTGGAGAATGGCATTTTATGCAATCTCTTGATCTGTGTGGTTACAACGCAATGGAATTGTGTTTAGAGGGGCTGTATGGGATGCGAATCAGGTTTGGGAGCTCCAGCAAGCTTAGGGTTGCGGTTTGGGCCAAGGTTAAATAGCGAATCAGGTATGGAATAGTCCAATAGTGGAGTCATGATTTCAAAttagaagaaacaaaaataaaaaatttaatatttaaagaggtaacattatataatttttaaaaaaccaaaaataaaattataaatatttaaaacaaaacaaggaaaaaattatgaaCTTTTGAAACTTTGGGAGAGCGGGGCCCAGCTAGCCCCCCCTCCCTCCGCCTCTAGGGTGGTCCTTGACGCATACCGGAATTCTTCTTTTGGTGTAGGAATGAAGGAGACATAGAGACGTGGAGGGTTGGATCAAACCAGTGGTGGGGATGAATGTAATAAGTTCGGAGGTTAAGCACGTTTTTAGAGAGAACAATCTGTTGGCTGATAAACTCACTAAAGCTGAAGTTCAACGTGCTCAGGACCTCATCAATGTGCTGGATTAACCACTGGTATGGCTTATTATTGTGTGAATTGATGGTTTCTATGTGATTGATGAGACTGCTTTCCAGAATGATCAAGGACGAGGCTTTCTAGTGCTGGGATGAGTTACCTCTGGTCGGTTATGGGTCATGTTGCCGTGGaggttttggtttttgttctttttgatTGTACATATGTTAGAAATGAACTTTTTTACCAGATGTGTTTACTGGTAGTTGGAATAGCTCTATTTTGTTTGCTGGAAAGTTACAAGGCTGTCTTTGGTTTCTCTTTTGTTTGGGAGGGCAATTGGCAGGAAATAGGGAGGCAAGCGATTACTAGTGAATTGTATATATAGTTTTTTGGGTATAGGGTACTGAGATGGTTGAGGATTGTTATTCTCAAAATTCAGAGTAACAGACCTGAATCAGACTCTAATTCATCCAGAGGTGAACTTTTGATTTCCTCCGTCTGAAATATAtcattaactttaaaaaaaaatgtagagTGTAAAGATCAACATATACCAGTTGGTACGTTCGAAGCCAAATTTGAGAGTACAAGTATGACAATGGCAAGAACTGCTATCCCGAAAACATCATTGATCTTTGCATAGGGCTCCACCAAGTCCCAAAGAGTGATTGGGATCCCAGTCCTGTTAAAGCCAGCCACTGTAGCAAACATTCCGcagaagaaaactagaagcgGATACGACACCtggtaaaagaaaagaagtgtAGCAGAACTTTGAGTAAGTACCCACGTCAAAGAGATTACAAGAAGCAAAAGATGCAATAGCAAGAACATTCTGGTTTGCAGATTACCTTTTCTAGGCAAGGCTGAGCATCATTAAAATCAAGAACTATAAGAGCAATTGCAGCGGTGATTGCAGTCCAGGACATGTTAAAATCCATAAGAAACGAAATCAACATTCCTAAGGTAACAAGGTACACGCATGGTTTCCACATTATCCTTTTCCACCTTGTGGCCAAGTTTTCCTTCCCTACTGGTTTCGAAGATTCTACGAAGACTGGTGCCCTCACTCTATGTTGCTCTGATAGAAGTGGAATTGCCTCACTTCTCTCGGAAGAACCAACACTTGTCACGGTTATCATTACTGCATTAGACTCAACTGCGCTCTTGGATAACATCTGGATCATTTCACTCTCAGCAAAACTCTCTCGGTTTTTAAGAGTGTCAACATAAGCTGTGTTTGTATTAGTTTTGGGAGATATTTGTGGGCTCATTGTTTCCAATATGGAGTTCCATTCTTGAGagtttaatgatgaagaatGTAACATCGTGGCTGGTGAATCACAAGGaaaaattctattttcatCTGCTACTACTTTTCCAATGGCATCTTCTTCATCCATCGGAATAGATAACAACCTCCAATACATGCATAGAAGAAGTAAAGCGTTCACAATTAAACCCGCAAGCATGGCGGGCAGAATTCCAATAAGAAAATCCCCAAACGAAATTTTACTTTGAAATGCTATGACCAGGTTTTGGGGGTTTCCAATTGGAGTTGCCGCAGACCCGATATTTGAAGCTGTGGCAAGAGCAAGCAGGAAGGGATAAGGGGGAAGATTATGTTGCCTTGCAATTTTCAGCACAAATTCAGTCAAAATCACACAAGTGGTATCATTGGTGAAAAGAGAACTTGAAATGGCAGAAATCAGGCAAATTCGACAAATCAAATCCTTCGGTCCCATACTCTTCCATGAAAGCAACTTTTCCAAGTATTTGAACATGTCTGCCCTTTCAAGGTAGATACTAACAACCATCGTTCCAAACAGAAGACCAATTATTGGGAGATCAATTGCATCATAAGCTTGATCTGGAGTCATGACTCCGAATAAAACCATAAGCAAGCCCCCAAGTAGGGAGCCCGCTGTTCTCCCTATTGGCATATAAGGTACTGCAGGGAAAACCGCCAATACCCAAAAGACTGCAAAAGCAATGGATCCTAGAACTACATCAACCGGAGAAGCCATGTCCATTTTCTCAGCACAATAAAAATGTTCTTCTTGCTAGCAAGTTTCGAATCTTCAAAATCTTATTCAGTAGAATTCCAGCACGTGCATGAAGTTCTAAACCCTAAAAATCTTATATATCGGAACTGTAGTCCTTTCAAGTACTTCTAGTTTATCAGAAACTAGCTGCCTAGGGGCATGCACTAAAGAGCCGAGATATTGATTAGCCAACCCGTCGAACATTGTCAGTGAGTGAAGACAAGATTTGACGCCGAACAAGACACTGTTACAAAAGCAAGCAACATTACGAAACTTAAAAAGGAAATCGTGACAGATAATTTTGTTTGtaagtttaatttaaaaatattatttattataattttaattattttttattaatttttaatatgatttgataacaatgttttttaaataattttaaataaataaaaataatttcgaTTTTCTCCATCTCGctattcaaataaaaattttaaaatcaaatttcgaTTTCTCTTTATTATCAAATACTGTTTATCTCACTATCTAATTCTTTCTTATTATCTCAAAAAGTAGAGATGACATCAAAATATGtgttttaaattcttaaatttattagtttatattcatataaCTTCAAAGTTGAGTGGTTGAAATTGATTAGACATAtttctaaattaaaatactgTATAACTTTGGTAACTTAAATCTGACTGCGAGtaagcaaatcaattaattattacGTATTTGTATTATTggtttttagatattatgtcactaatttttaagtattataagactaatttttatgtattatatGACTTAATCATTGTGTATCTAGTTTTTAGATATTGCATGACTAGGTTGTAGGTATTACGTGATTGATTTTTAGAcaatgcctaagtcacacaatgcttACAAACCAGTCACGCAACGCCTTAttaactagtcacgcaatacttatcaaccagtcacgcaataccATATTAATTAGTTAcgtaatatctaaaaattagtcacataatacttaaaaactagtcacacaaTACGCAAAAACTAATTACGCAATGCTTAAAAACTACCAAAactattaaatttcatttaataaaatcaactaCTTCAAACAGCACATCATATTccatttaataatataatcaacGAATATGCCTATTTGGTGAATAATGctcaaaagttttttttcatgtataaaaaatcaccgttcaaaagtttttcttcgTGTATTAAAAACCACttcaaaatgctcaaaatgcttaaaagtttttctttctaacAAGTAATACTCCAAAGATGAATGGTTTTGTGAAGAAAACTCAAAGGATATGAATCGGTTTGAAATACAGACCTAAACATATGGATCGGATTCATTAAAAGTAGTTTtgtctaaaattaatttatcttgactaaaaataaaaaaaattattttcaaaaatactttATTATGAGGGATATTTTCGAAAAAAAACCCAACTCAAATATCCTGATAAGACGTTCATTGAACAGTAACGAAACAGCTTGAGAGCAGACAATAAATACACGGAAAAGTAACTAGTCATGCAAAAAGATATTCCATGCAAAATCTCTTGCATgtcagaaaaataaaaatgagctcgagaaaaatacaaacaaaaatatcatcatcatcatcatcgtcGTCAGGATAACTAGTGCAATACATAATGGTAGTATAAGATAAAAccaactttaaaaaaaaaaagataaaatccgGATTCTAATGGCAAGTACGTATACCCTGGCCACAACACGCATACAAAATGCTtttaaaataccaaaaaaacaaatcaaatagTTCAACTTGTTTCTATAAAATGCTACTCTCATGGTCACATATGCTCCCTGTCCATGCGTCAAACgaccaaatatatatatatatatatatatattttttaagggCATGAACATTTCATTGAAAGAGCTGGCAAGGGGGTTGCCAGAAAAAAACAGAGAGGGTAAAGAAAACCCGTTCAGCTGCTAATCCCCTGTTACAAAGAGATCAAATAGGCCAAACAATTCAGTCACAAAAAAACAGTTAGTCCCCTGGGTCCTAAATGGTAACACGGTTCAACCATAAAACACAAGAAAAAAGCGAAGGGGTAGAAATATTCATGCCCACCTGTACATGCAAAAATACCTCAAAAATACCTTAAAACGGGAAACACCCAGATGGGAAGTTTTCAAACAAGATAGAAGAAACGCGCCTATGGTTCATCTATCCAAACGCGCCTATGGTTCATCTATCTTCGCCTCTGCTATATTCAACGAACTATTAATTAGCTCAAATCTCAATATCCATATGTAATTCAAATGCTATAATAATCTGTCTCACAATCTACTTATTGTGACTATTCCTCTCAAAAAGAAAGCACTTTAAACTCACCTTAACAAAAAGTTGTACTAGCTATAATGGCGTTGAGAGCGCCTTGGGTTGGACGTGAAGGTGTGGGGCTTTTATAATAGAAGAAACCAGGTTTGGGATGATATTTAAGAATACTTTTTGGGAGATTCACTTTTGATGCAAGTTAACCAAAAGAAACTTCCAATGACTTGCTCGGACGGTGGGCTGCTAATCAGTCAATCATGCGCATAACAGTGCACTTTACGTTAAGGTCGTAAGGTCACTATCTAGCTGGATAAAGTTGAAATTACTGTCCTCTTTGTGGGAAGCGTATCTACCGGGGAAAAGCTACATAAAgactcttctctttttttttgggttcgTACCACGTATGATTAATTTTCAAGTCTTAAAATAGGAAATAAAGGCTGAGGAGTGCATCAAGCAAACGtctatatgtatatatatgctCTATGTAAATAGAATAAGTTAAGAATTTATTATCATATCATAtagtataataatttttattaattttgaatagagaattcaaatttaaatattatttaaacaagaaaatacATGTACATactattaaatcaaatatttagatgcaacatgaaaattttataaatttattaggttattattttgattatatatgttagcaaaattatttttatttttgaaaagtatttATGTTTGCAAAATGTAAGGCACATCATGTATTTAATTAGCAGTGACGCTgcttttgaaaagaaaatatgttaCTAATGAAAAGCAAAGTCCATGTATTTAGGTTAATGGTAAATGTGTATATttctttattcaattttttttttccaatctCCCCTTttccaaatataaaaaaatttgccaaacattttgtaaatttttaatctttcatGTATTATTGGCTTGAAAACTATATGAAATAAGATTAAGAGTAATGAAAGTTGAATCTTACATACTATAATCTTATAGTACAGAAAGGACAATAACTAATAAATTAgcttcaaaatataaaaaaaaataattaaaaaaatagtaatataataaatagtGTTTGtgttatatttttcttaacaaattttaaaaattattaaacaatttaattttagtgtAGTGATCAGCAGCGAATTTAGGATTTTAcataaaaagtaattaaaaaataatcataaaacattatgaattcatatatctcaaattatatatatatatatataataaaaaaattaaaattgagagATAGTAACGGCCAAGACTATCATCACTTTCAGGTTTAATTAGTCAAGAATGTTGAAGATCCTTAATTTCCTTCGCTCcttatttgtttgattttctttctatGACTTGTGTTACGACTTGTGATAAAACCCAAGGAAAAATGTCACATTTACATTAATTCTGAAACTTCTTGGAAACAAATCTTTAAGGACTAGGTTCATATACTCTTCGTTAAGGTTTCATTAGCCTATTGGTCCTGTAATGTGAAGTCTAGTGCATGCATTTATAGTTACGTGTTGAGTTGTGAATTTGACTCTCatataacaaaagaaaaagatgtttttgtttttcgatagaaagaaaaagaaggaaatgcGGTCTGGGAACTGAAAATAGGGCTTTTTcgttaaatttgaaaattattttctatatcAAGTAGAATTATGAGATATTTATTGAGACTTGTCAATGATCTAGAATGACAAATGTGGTTAAGTGATTTAAGTTGTGGATAACAAAATTACTACACAGGTGAttcaaatgaaaacaaataaatcaatactaattcaaatttaattttaattattaaaaatttcttaaaagatGATTGACAGATTAgtattatttatgtatattgcgaatttaactatttattagattttcttataaatatgatttttaaatattctatTAGTATgatgtttttcaaaaatcttcCTAGAGATaatgttttagttttattaAGCAATCTTATGCGAATTTCATTCTcatgttttattttgatataagtacattatttttattttcttttacttaaaaaaaaaaaagaaaaaataggtGTAACCTGTAAAACGAACTGAAGTATTGAGCGGCGCGAGACACTGTTTGACCCGATACAAAATGATACAACCCGATAGCCGAAGAATCGGGTTCTGTTGGGCAGAGGGATCTCGGCCCATTTATAACCATTACAAGCAGAATCAGCCCAATTTCAATTTgttgacttttcttttttggaaaaaaCAGTTTTTAGGACTTGGTCTTTTGAGAGGAGTCCTGAAACTCAAATCACTTTTCTTCCAAATTAGGGGAAAAAACGAAACAACTTTCGGCTAAAATGGTTCAATAGTGAACGCAAAAACCTCATTCAGATTCAAAGCTTTGGATTCAACTCACTACAATGTGAAGCTTGGACTTTGGCTTCAGTTGTAAACATCAGGTTCCAAATGGACAAATACCAATCTTACTCTATTGATAGAAAAGAGAAGATTTGTAGCGTTGGTCAGTTGGTCAGATACTAAGAAAGAGAAGGATTTGACAAAAGAAACAGAGCAGAAGTGAGGCCGCAAAATCCCCGTCGATCTTAGTGTGACTTTGTAAATCAGAGTCCATTTTCTGTGGGCCACAGgctattttatcttttctgtCTGTTGATTTTTCTCATGGATAGGTGGGCAGGATAGAGACATAGCTTGGCTGCTAGTTATGCTGCTTATCCTTAGCCAGCATAAAAAGTGCTGGCATCAACCATCATTTTATGATCTACTAAAAACTTCCACTGTCTTACTGATCCATCTATGCCGTACAAAGATTTGTCTTTTAAAAGCATATTGACTCATCAACTACTTTCTGCACCATACTTGCTTTCCCGACTTCAATGCTATCCAGAGTTGGTCCGGAGTTAGGACTGCTTCAGCTGTGGGTTCTTTATTTGGTTAATTCTGGATCCAGATATTGAAACTGGCTTTTGGGCTTGCTCTAACTTCCAAACTACTAATattttccaatgaaatttacacttGACCTGATAGCCTGGCATAAAAAATGGTATGCATTAGCCATTTGGCCATCAACTCTAACTAGTGTTCAGGACGCAAAGAAGTTACCTGAAGTAATGAGCCTTGAGAGGTTTAACCACAGGAAgacccattttttttctctgccAGCAGTCCCAGagcaatatttattaatagtGAGCAGATGTGTTCTTTCTTCTACTTTTTCCATCCCAAGAATCCTACTAACTGCCTTTCTTATCAGTGACAACAGACGATGCCATGCTGGATGCTGCCTCATAATATTTGCAATTCCTAAGGAGATTTCTTTGTGCACTAGCTTAACTAGATGTCCATGGCCAGGCCTTTGTTAAACACCTTGACACACAAAAGCAAAGTTAAAACATAGCCACAAATTTCCAGGAGCcggtaaataaaaaataattcctGATAGAAAAAGAATGAACTGGCAATTGAAGCGTATGGATCATCTTCATagcatttttaatttttgggaAGCAGACTCATACATCGATATGGTGTAGTTCACAAAATGGCAACTAGGCACCAGGTTGAGTTGGCTGTTGATTAATTAACATAGAACTAATGCATACAGTGAGTAGTAGAATGATATTGAATGGGTGCTGAAACAATGCATTGTAGTTGCCGAAAAAGAGCAAGATATTAACCTCGTAAATCACCAAATGAGCTGCAATTTACtagcatgaaaaaaaaattatccttattattattacatattagaagaaaataaaaataataataataacacaACACTATATGTGAATactattcatttttcttcttttgtataACATCGGggaaagaaatattaaaagaatgCTCTAACAGTACCCACACTGTTGACCCCAACAAAGTATTCCTTCACTGGATCATCTTTCAGGTCACGAGGAATAAAGACTCTTCTGACCTCTGAAAACTAGCCTTTAGTCCACCATCTAATACCAGACTGTTGAAGCTGTGACTCTGAGGAAGTACAATCTTCAGATCAAACAACTGAAGGCTAGTGGCTTAGTGTTGCAAATCTATTGCGCAAGTTTATGCATTGCGGTGAACCTAGTTGCATAGTTCCAAAATCAGCTGACCTCTGGCTGTAACATAGGGAAGAAAGTCCAGCTATTACCAGGCCTAGCCTCCTTTCCAGCAACCTTTTCATTGGCCCACCACTCGGACCTGATGGTGGGCTTATCAGAAGCTTCTCCTTTTGTATTGTCGAAGTTGAATTCTTTAATTGAACCAAGTGTAACAGAGCGATGCTTTTGATAACTATGCTCCTCTTCAGCTTCTCCTGATGCTTTTTCAACTGTTTCATTGGAAGTTTCCCTAATAAACAACTCACAAGAACTTTCTAGatctttttttattccatctctttcttttctgcCCTCTGCCACCAAGTCCTTTGGATATTCTGACACGGCTCTACTTGGAAGCAATGACTTGCTTTCGAGACAGGGTGCAACATCTTCACCACTTAACTCAAAGGATACTCTGTGATCAACTATCgtttcatcatttttaggTCCATTTGCTGGGTTAGTAAGCAATGCTACCTCAGAAATCTGACTCCCTACAAGAAAACCATCTCGTGAGGCAGGACCCAAACCATCAGGTGTCAATGATCCCGAGCCCAACCTTGAACCCAACCCCATACCATCTGGAGTCACAGATCCAGAACCCAGTCTTGAACCTTGCCCCAGTCCATCTGGCGTCAATGATCCAGAACCTAGCCTTGAACCCCATTTGCGAGtggtaaaattttcaaaccctAAAAGTTTGGGAGCCTCCCCCATGCGGAACTCAAGGATTGGACGTCTATCAGGGAAAGGAGAGGATGTGCCAGAATTAGAGATTGCTGAACCCGGTGATATGAGATTACCACCAGGGCTCCCAGGATATATTTGATAAGACTGAAACTCATAATGGGATAATCCAAATTTCTGATTGATCCCACTGTTTCTCCGAGCACGCTCCAATGAAGATGTCAGCAATTGAGCAAATGGTACTTCAGGGGATGAAGGTGTTGTCAGTTGAACAGATTCAGGAGGAGGTGTAAAAGGAGCCGTGGACGGTTCAGTTGTCAAGGCAGAGAATACAGGTGGTGTAACTAACTGGGTTTCATGTGCATAAGGGCCTATGGCAAAAATGGATGCAGGGCCACGGGGGGAGTAGGCATTAACAGAAAGGGAAGTTAGGGACAGCAATCCAGCTGGTGATTGGGTGGCAGATGGAGGATCCGATTGGAGGAATGATGCAGGAGATGAGGGAGGGGCAATAAAGGGCAGTATAATGCCAGTTGGATCACTTACATTTTCAGCAGTTGAGACTGAAGCTCCTGGTACCACAGGTTCAGGAACAAGGACAGCATGGCCAATTCGCTTACTGTTTTTCTGAGATCCAAAACACCAGTAAAGGCCCCAGCAGCTTCCCCATCTTTTCTTCTGTATTTAAATGAAAGACTGTGAATCAGTATTTTGTACGGAAAATAAGTTTTCCATCTTCAAGTATTCTACATAAGGCAGTGAGCAATATAGGTACATTCATTTCAACTCTCAGCACCCAGAACAATATGGGAGCAAAGGATTAATGAAGAGCAAGATGAACACCATCTTCAGTCTCTACACCTCCCTCAACCAATGTATTATAGCATcatgaaaaattcaatttgaaaatttaagcCACCCGAAATTAAACATCTGCTCTCATGCTGCTGAGTGCTGACTTGTTGGAGAACACCATGTGCATCATGCTTTATCAacacaaaatttttcaagtctgaaaataaaaatatagtcAAGCAAGATTGCACTTCACATCTAATGCATCTATCAGACTCTAAAATAGCATGTCCCTCTGCCCAAACATGATAATGAGTACATCAGGATGACTAATTCCCACACCTAAAGTTGATAAATTTTTCTCTGCCTGGTAGTTGCTGTATGTTTATTAAACTCTGGTTTTCCATGTTTCTTGGATAATTTCTTGTGTACATTTTGACATACATGAAAAAAAGTTCAAGCACACAAGCAAACTTCACATGAAAGCAGCAGAAACAAGTCTCAACATCATAAGAATAGCACTAGCACAACATTGATCATGAATGCCTTTTTGACATACAATAGcaatacatacatacatacatacatacatatctATGACTTTAAGGAATAACTAGTTTTGATTACTCTTTAAGAATTCTAAGGAAGACTACACATTAGAATGCAAATTACAcagtttttgaaaattacttttaatcCAAAAATACAAGACCGATCAACTATTTTGGCTAATCAAACTTCGTTCTTCCCTGAAGATGTTTCTATAGGCATCTCAATAAAATGGCAAATATACCAAGAAAAACCTGTAAACCATTGATATCAAAT
This window encodes:
- the LOC18605604 gene encoding putative transporter arsB, which codes for MDMASPVDVVLGSIAFAVFWVLAVFPAVPYMPIGRTAGSLLGGLLMVLFGVMTPDQAYDAIDLPIIGLLFGTMVVSIYLERADMFKYLEKLLSWKSMGPKDLICRICLISAISSSLFTNDTTCVILTEFVLKIARQHNLPPYPFLLALATASNIGSAATPIGNPQNLVIAFQSKISFGDFLIGILPAMLAGLIVNALLLLCMYWRLLSIPMDEEDAIGKVVADENRIFPCDSPATMLHSSSLNSQEWNSILETMSPQISPKTNTNTAYVDTLKNRESFAESEMIQMLSKSAVESNAVMITVTSVGSSERSEAIPLLSEQHRVRAPVFVESSKPVGKENLATRWKRIMWKPCVYLVTLGMLISFLMDFNMSWTAITAAIALIVLDFNDAQPCLEKVSYPLLVFFCGMFATVAGFNRTGIPITLWDLVEPYAKINDVFGIAVLAIVILVLSNLASNVPTVLLLGCPVALSASAISATHEKKAWLILAWVSTVAGNLSLLGSAANLIVCEQARHAPVGYNLTFWKHLKFGVPSTLIVTAIGLALLKNEI
- the LOC18605605 gene encoding uncharacterized protein LOC18605605 isoform X1; its protein translation is MRSVNDSVETVNAAATAIVSADSRVQPTTVQVHVYKKRWGSCWGLYWCFGSQKNSKRIGHAVLVPEPVVPGASVSTAENVSDPTGIILPFIAPPSSPASFLQSDPPSATQSPAGLLSLTSLSVNAYSPRGPASIFAIGPYAHETQLVTPPVFSALTTEPSTAPFTPPPESVQLTTPSSPEVPFAQLLTSSLERARRNSGINQKFGLSHYEFQSYQIYPGSPGGNLISPGSAISNSGTSSPFPDRRPILEFRMGEAPKLLGFENFTTRKWGSRLGSGSLTPDGLGQGSRLGSGSVTPDGMGLGSRLGSGSLTPDGLGPASRDGFLVGSQISEVALLTNPANGPKNDETIVDHRVSFELSGEDVAPCLESKSLLPSRAVSEYPKDLVAEGRKERDGIKKDLESSCELFIRETSNETVEKASGEAEEEHSYQKHRSVTLGSIKEFNFDNTKGEASDKPTIRSEWWANEKVAGKEARPGNSWTFFPMLQPEVS
- the LOC18605605 gene encoding uncharacterized protein LOC18605605 isoform X2, with amino-acid sequence MRSVNDSVETVNAAATAIVSADSRVQPTTVQKKRWGSCWGLYWCFGSQKNSKRIGHAVLVPEPVVPGASVSTAENVSDPTGIILPFIAPPSSPASFLQSDPPSATQSPAGLLSLTSLSVNAYSPRGPASIFAIGPYAHETQLVTPPVFSALTTEPSTAPFTPPPESVQLTTPSSPEVPFAQLLTSSLERARRNSGINQKFGLSHYEFQSYQIYPGSPGGNLISPGSAISNSGTSSPFPDRRPILEFRMGEAPKLLGFENFTTRKWGSRLGSGSLTPDGLGQGSRLGSGSVTPDGMGLGSRLGSGSLTPDGLGPASRDGFLVGSQISEVALLTNPANGPKNDETIVDHRVSFELSGEDVAPCLESKSLLPSRAVSEYPKDLVAEGRKERDGIKKDLESSCELFIRETSNETVEKASGEAEEEHSYQKHRSVTLGSIKEFNFDNTKGEASDKPTIRSEWWANEKVAGKEARPGNSWTFFPMLQPEVS